In Misgurnus anguillicaudatus chromosome 14, ASM2758022v2, whole genome shotgun sequence, the genomic window attggttcaCCAGAACCCCttccgtcaggtaaaaaaactgcgtcataggtatttccgtttgcgactgtgaaaacaaagatgagccaagttgaggagtgaagaaaagtcgctgtttatttacttccatcattgctggtcttctcaaatcatacacaacaagttgctgctttttcttcgtttgtgggttaacttgtcaagctgcttcttctttgacggtcacgctgctactgtggttacacgcgtggatactgcctaccagcggtctgcgcgtgtgtttgcacgtcgacgcggacgacgacgcaaaagtataaatgaaaaccgacgcggaacctacgccgtaggacctacgcacaactataacgagccctttactgTGACagtacatttacagtacataaatAAATTGCGCTATTCTGGTATTGGGCGCCTTAAACGTTTTGGGTTAATTCGAGTGTGAAATTCAGACACGAAAACATTTGCTGACTCCTTCACAAAGATCAAAGTATGAAGATGCAGCGACGATGATTTTGTCCTGCATTGTTGTTTAGTATTTCTGCCTTGGCTCGCTAAGTCGTAATCACATcattactagagcaagctcctgattggctaaagccccattcagacagccagcgaccagcagtagcaAAGCGActcgatctcattcatttcaatggaaaccgggcgacttctggcgacacgagcgaaagtgaccgttggcgactgtATGGgcgcgagaaagttaagaaaagtttaactttatgcaaatgtcgagcgaatttcgggagcgattaccaatgagaacgaagcagtggagtttacgtcatccttctctcgtcagttactggtgttgatggtactcatttgtttatgacaagcagatttagaaacgcctcattgaaagagacgggcgacacacagcgataacgtTGTTGGCTGTCAGAACGAGGGGTAACACGGTGCGAATATTTGCCAACGTTCCAATTTTAAACTCGGGCAATTCAATCGAATCACACGTTAGCAGCTGCATtgatttaacatgtaaatcactcgcacttgacgttttcttcgcgtttggtgtgaacaCACCATAACAGTATTATGTAGATTCAGTACAATTTTGTCCTGAAAATTTATGTCGTTCTCATTTTTGTCTCAGGGTATCTCATCCACGAGTCGGCGGCCTGGAGCGAACGCCTACAACGCTGGTTCTTTCTCCCACGCCGTGCCAGTTCAGAGCGATATGATGAGACGGCGGACGAGCGCCGTGGCACAAATCTCATGCTGAGAAGCTCGTCTGACTTCAGTCAGATCTCAGTGTCACGCGTGGGCCCTTTAAATCTCACCCTGGGATTCTCTTCCTTTAAATTCATCCCAGACACAGATGACCAGATTATAGTAGCGCTGAAATCAGAGGAGGACGCGGGTCACATCGCCACCTACATCACCGCGTTCACACTGGACGGTCGCGTTCTACTGGCCGACACTAAAATCGGAGACGTCAAATATGAGGGTCTAGAGTTCATTTAGACGGATGGTGAATATTTGACGGACATTAGCAGAGATGGATTTTCTTAACGCACTGTCAGATGATCGGATCAAATTCTTATCATCATTGTGGCTGTTGTTCAGGTGTCAGACCTGAGCAGGCACCTGTTACCCATAATGCCATGGGTATAAAGAGACTAATAATGGAGAGTATATTAACATAGACTGAACATTAACTGTGTGCTATATGTAGATGGATGTCTGTCTCAATGTGAGACACATGAAAGATTTTACAGCAGGATCTCAGGGAATTAAATCAGAAGCAACTAGATGCAATAATAGTTTGTCTCTAAACACGTGCATTGACAAATGCAGTAAGTGTCTTaatttaacagaaaaaaacagtGTAAAAccttaaaacatatttatgctACTTTTGCTGTTTGATTTGTGTTTTATAGTTTATGAACTACTCTgaatcattttattatttaatttctgttattaatgaacagattatactgtatgtctaaggcatgcatattaaaaattgaatatgcaaataaacatttaatatttaagaagTGTTAATATCTcacagatattttttatttaagagttaaataaaatatttaacatctaaatcagtttttacaatcacAATCGTTAGGATTTAAACAAAGATCAAAAACtcaaaagtaattaatatttttttctatttgaaATAAGACTTTAATCAgatgttttattgtgtaaatGTTAGCTGGTGGGGATCCTGAAGATCTCATGATGTCATAGTTTAGTTCCCATGACGACCAGATTTGCCGGAAGTCCTTCGAATCGGAGCACCTGGAAGAAATTCAATGTCTTGAGGAAGTCCATCATCCTTCTGTCATTGGACCTGAACTCAATATAAACGCCTTTAGAACCTGTGAAACATTCAGAGAGAAACAgtaatatttacaaataaataatagctgcgtttccattaaagATTTGCACAAAAAAATAGCGTTAGGTTGACAAAAAACTTGAGAAATGACGCCGTTTCCATTAACTGATGTTATgtgaataaaacataattttgcaaaaaaataaatttctttggccaaatatatttttaaatatatgataaatacatttcgTAGAAAGTATAGcttaattaaatttattttttaatttgaaaatatatttcgttttaacctttatatattaacatatattttaaattttatttcagtGGCAAAAAATGCTTTTCTTATTTTACAACCCATAAGACAATATAaaaagacgagaagttgtagtttaaaattgaattttttttttgtcaaaaatgacaatctttttgctagataagacccttatgcctcgtttgggatcgtttatagtcctttgaaaaactcctttgaaaaaaactgttaagtgttgagctAAGTGTCTAGTGTTGGTTTCcatcaaagtccattaaaatgagaaaaatcctcaaaaaaaaaatgttttctcgactgaacaaagaaagacatcaacaccttggatgacatggtggtgagtaaattatctggatttttcttttaagaaaatggaatcttcctgtaatgctttaaaatatatttattttttaaatagatttcaaaatatacaaaaaaatctattggtgaaaaatacatttttgtaaatatttcaaaatatgtttcagtaaatatatttttggccaattgtgtatatttaaaaatatatgtacaatttaaaaaatatatatatatatagtttttgcCATATTGGACGATACAGGGAGCAAAGCATACAAAGCAGTCGACTGCCTAATTGCTCTggcggtattttgatgtcattcgcTTGTTGGTTCTTGTGatgccacatgaagtcgaacacaacTCTTCTGTCTTGTCCTCCAACCAAAAATACAGCACATCATGTGACTTTATGCGAAATTGCTGTGTTTCCATTGGGTGCATTTTCAGTTCACTATATCAATTTGCACAGTTTGAAAGGTAATAGAAACACAGCTAGTTTCGTTATTTCCTACTAAAATCTTTTGCCGTTTCTGAAAACCAACACTCAATGAGGTCCTATTGGTACTGGGTGTTGTTAAACTCACCACTCTCTCTCAGCGATGACAGCACTTGTTCAATCAGACGCTTAGTTGCTGTGGGGTCGGGAACTTTCGGGTGGATCTGAACGGTCATGACTGATGGGTAATCAGACAGCATCGCCTCTGGATACTTGAGGAACAGAAAGAAAAGTTAAAGTCATGCAGTAGGTCATGTATGATATGTGCCAGCTTGAGTCTTCTGTACCTGAGCTTTAGTCATTGCAGTTTTAGCATCAGAGAGGGCAAAGACATAACCACAGATACCAGATGAATCCTCCAGGATCAGACTGCAGTTTTGAGTGGGGTGGACGTCACCCTGCACCAGCCTGACAAAACAACACACAACACTACTGATGCACCGTACATCATACATACAATATTACACTAGCTGCATTTCTATTAAAGCTTTTCCATTAACTAATGTcatgtgattaaaatgtaattttgttgTCTCATGTGTTTGATTTCATACAGCGACACACAGACTTGAGGATGACATCAGAATACTGTGAGAGCTGGAAAGCATATAGAGCAGTCGACGCCTGAATCAATCTCGTGGTATTTTGATATCATGCACTTGTTGGTTCTTTTtgcgatatatatatatatatatatgggagGTTATGTGACATTGACATGTTTCTATTGGGGGCATTTTGATGGAAATGCAGCTATTGTCAATCTGATCTGGCTAATATTAAAAGCAAACATATATACTGTAGATATATTTCTCCCCccaataaaatatatgtttgggTCATTTTCTCAGGTAATAAAGTACTAAACATCTGTTCTTCTGTATATCTGATTTCACTTATAAAAATACTAGAATGTAATGATGTGTTCTCAATGTTATCTTATAATGAACAGGGTCAAGATCTTCTCACCTGTCTCCAATCAGCTCCACAGTCTGTTGTGTCTCAGTATTCATCTCTTTAAAAAGCTTCATCACCTCCggctaaaacacaaacacacaacccATTATTATGAatgactctgtgtgtgtgtgtgtctgtctgtctgtatgcgtgcatgtgcgtgtgtgcatgcgtgcgtctgtgtgtgtgactgtatctgtgtgtgtgtgtctgcataCGTGCATCTGTCTGCGTGCTTGCGTCCTGTGTCTGTGTCTgcgtgcgtctgtgtgtgtttctgcgTGCTTGCGTCTGCATACatgcgtctgtgtgtgtctttgtgcgtctgtgtgtgtctgcatgcttgtgtccgtgtgtgtgtctgcgtgcTTGCGTCTGCATACAttcgtctgtgtgtgtctgcgtgcatctgtgtgtgtctgcatgcttgcgtctgtgtgtgtgtctgcgtgcttgtgtctgtgtgtgtctgcgtgCATCAGTGTGAGTCTGcatctgtgtgtatttgtgtgcatgcatgcgtgcgtatctgtgtgtttgtgtctgcgTGCTTGCGTCTGGGTGTGTGTCTTTATGCATGTGTCTGCGTgcttgtgtctgtgtgtgttggtCTGCGTGCTTGCGTCTGCAtacatgtgtctgtgtgtgtctgtgtgtgtctgcgtgcgtctgtgtgtgtgtgtgtgcatgcgtgcgtctgtgtgtgtttgcatgcatctgtgtgtgtctgcgtgcttgcgtctgtgtgtgtgtctgcgtgcttgtgtctgtgtgtgtctgcgtgcatctgtgtgtgtctgcatctgtgtgtatttgtgtgcatgtatgcgtgcgtctgtgtttgtgtgtctgcctGCTTGCGTCTCCAtacatgtgtctgtgtgtgtctgtgtgtgtctgcgtgcgtctgtgtgtgtttgtgtgcatgcgtgcgtctgtgtgtgtttgcatgcatGTGTCTGCGTgcttgtgtctgtgtgtgtctgcgtgCTTGCGTCTGCAtacatgtgtctgtgtgtgtctgcgtgcatctgtgtgtgtgtctgcatctgtgtgtgtgcatgtatgcgtgcgtctgtgtttgtgtgtctgcctGCTTGCGTCTCCAtacatgtgtctgtgtgtgtctgcgtgtgtctgtgtgtgtttgcatgcatGTGTCTGCGTgcttgtgtctgtgtgtgtctgcatgCTTGCGTCTGCAtacatgtgtctgtgtgtgtctgcgtgcatctgtgtgtgtctgcatctgtgtgtgtgcatgtatgcgtgcgtctgtgtttgtgtgtctgcgtGCTTGCGTCTCCATACATGCGTCTGTGTGTGGATGCgtgagtgtgtgtgtctgtgtgttacCTGATCTTCAGCAGTATTTGGGCGGATGGTGTACATGCGTGTTGCAGGAGGAATGCGAAACAGATCTCTGTTACCATGACACGGCAGCATCctctaaaaaacacacaagGAACATTGCAGAGGTCACTGGTCCCAGGTCAGTGTTTTATGATGAAATGTGATATATTATCATACCTGGAATTCTCCAGAAAGACCCCCTCTGAAACCCCACGGCTCTGGGTTATCATTTATAATCATAGCTGGGTGCGGAGTTCCACCTCCTAAACACCAATAGGACAAAAAATAGTTGTATGACTAGACAGAAACAAAAGATAAGAATTCAGTTCAGTATAAGATAATTGATGTACCGAGTGTTTTGACGAAGGCTCTGGCCAGTAAAACTCCACTCTTGATGTCACAGATGTAGTTGTAGAGGTCATAGAGGATCAGTCTGTTGGGGACGTTTGACAATCTGTTGAACATCTGAACTACAGCAGCACACATTTCATCAAACCTCACAGCTCTCTGTCGCCACTCTTTAACCTGCCATCACAACATAAACACTCAAATATACTCACAAAACAGACCTCCAAACTACACGCTTTAATCCGGAccattttcatttcatttttacaaaattcccAGATATATCATGACTATGTGACTGTGATGTTTGACTCTGACCCTTTCACATTCAGTTGTGATGTCACCGGTCGTAGCAGCATCGCTGTTGTCCCGAAGCCAATGGAGTTCCTTTAGCATGGTGACTGCGGTCGGGCCGTGTTCGTACGGCAGGTAGAAGAGCTCTGACAGCAGGTTAAGATCCTCCAGCGTCAGGGGTTCGGCCGTGTACAGCGGGTTGTCTTTGGGTCCGGGAACGTAGCCGTCCGTCTGCATCGGTTCTTCTTCAGACGCTTCTCGTTTAGAGCGACCGCTGCGACTTCGAGAGCCTGCATAAGCAGTTACATGCATACAGAATTATTGTCATCTCTGTcaatgttgttttaaaaatatgtacaaaaacatATACATACAATCTGAAATAAAAAGACTAGAGATTGAAATTAAAGACAAGATTTTTAGGTTAAGAAACAAATCTGAAAATTGACAGTAAAAACTGAAGACTTAATTTGCAGATGATAGACACTGAGATAGGAAACTTGTCATGGTCAAGACGCAGAAGACACACAAAAGTTTTATTCTTACCATCAGGTTGATCAGCTTTGCCAAACTCAACCAGCCATTCTGTGAGCGCAAGCCGCAAAGCATCATGGGGGATGTAGTCTGAACCTTGATCTTCACCATCTGTGAACCAATAACAAATGAAGAGATGAGAGGTTCGGTCATTTCCCTctaaatggcaatgaaaagatCATCAGTCAGTTATTGAATGCCTTATTTTAACTAAaagtcactttagtcattttattggtatttaaaggggtcatagcgtgaaaatctgactttccatgtttaactctttccccgccattgacaagttatcacgtcaattaagagaaaaaaattccctgccaatgacgcttccctgacgagtttttatggcaatccatatttccactaCTTTCCACTAGGTGTCGCTCTTgcccaacttataaaaacagagaaaactctgtgtttgttttgatcatcgttctgaatctgatctctaacaaaagttatttgcaaaaatgcaattatctcagctttttgctaaaaatttggtatttttgaagaaacctacccatatttaggAGGTGAttgaaagagaacaaatgaagataagaTAAAActtctctttttttgtttttgtttatttgtttaaaagcagagagtctgttctttcatttgatatattgtatgtttacatatttatagAAGACCCAGTAACTTTCAGATTTCCCATTTTGTGACGTAGGCAACGAgtcttattacaataataccgccccttaatttgcactatacaaccacagcactgccatttagtgcatagagagagaaaataattgacagcacaactgagttttcaattttaacaaaccaccattatggcgatcagtgtttgcatttttaaaggacacacccaaaatggcgcATTTTTGCtagcacctacaaagtggcgattataacatgttataataaattatctgtggggtattttgagctaaaactttacataaacaatctagggacaccaaagacttattttacatctttaaaaaaatcccataatatgacccctttaacacatttgacttttgctgcaaaaccctctaagtgcatgttAAACTTTTGGGCAAAAATCTCCACTTCTAAGAAAGTCTCCAGTCACTCTTTACTGTCCTTTCTGAAAAAAGTAAAATGCTTAGATATCCTAATATATTTGGTAAACCTACTTTAACCGGGTAAGAAAATTGCACATATACGCGCGCCATCATGCATCGAATTCTTCATTTGTccactttgctgaaaaatccaCGTGGCGTTTAACGGACTCTGccataaaagtaaaagtatttgataaacgtATAATAAGTGCCCAAagcattcggtcaatatcattttcttatttttgacagaggtggtaTTAAGAGGCTTTTGCATAATAAACCGCTGTTATGATGATGTAGATATCATTTCTTTACCCATAGAAACATCTTTCTGTCCAGAGCTGGACTTGCACCAGGTTGCCAGTGTGTGAACCGCAACGAAATTGGGCTCAAATTCACAGTTGGGGTTAGTGAGAACTCCTCTGAGTTTAGGGATGAGCTCTGTGGGACGATTCTTGAAGGGTCCGAGGAAAAGTCTCTGTGGGTCGTAATCATTAGCGTGAATGTTGTCCCAAATCACTGGAGGTCTCCTGAGAACAGCAGATACCTCCTCTATAGATGCCACACTGATGTCATTTGACACCACCTTTGGCCCTGAAGGAGGaaagtgaaaataaatatgaaacaatGAACAGAAGAATTGAACAGTTGGATTTTGGATCGCACCATTAAAATCCTCAGAAGTGAAACGACACGTATGAACTTTGTGCTTGTCATCACCAATACGTATGTTCACCAATAAACATTTGAAGCTATAATGGGTTATATATTGAAATTTAATTGAAGAGACTCAAAGGTTCAAGGTGACTATCATGCCataaccatagactgtaaaaaaaaatggacgtAGTGACTGACGTCACcgataggtttgtgaagagctttttttaagccaatagtaggcggtACCTGCAGCCAGCATCTTGGCAGCGCGTCACTCGCGAATAACTGAAAACGGGTAAAggggcgggacatgggtgaagctaaAGTGGCTGGTTGcctttaattcaattcaattttatttatatagcgcttttcacaattgttaatttaaactgaacccacagttgtcatgaagagCAAAATAAGCTATAAAGACCCAAAttactgtaaacatattattttcttttgtaaagttgggcattttaaaggtgcagtgtgtaaattttaacgacatctagtggtgaggttgcgaattgcaaccaacggcttagtccactgctcatccCTTGCtttagagaagctatggtagctgccaccagacaaacacgtcatcgtcggagacaacttactAAAAAtattgtctgttaagggcttctggcggcacaaaatggcgacttccattgaaggggacccttggtgtatgtagataaaaaggtcttgttctaaagtaataaacacttaacggttcattatgaaaggtctttatacacccctgataatatagttttgtatattattttgcatttctgtcaaaagatccttctaaaaattacacactgcacatttaACATGGGAATTGACTTTAACTATgtgaattgactcccttttgaagcCTCTACTGGCAAGtggatgaattgcagtttaagtcacttccatgTTGGCTTCATCCGAGAGATCGGAAGGTCACCCCTCGGTCATAGCGTTTAATATGTCTGTTATTAGATAATGTCACCTGTCCAGAGGACATCAATGCCCGGATTGAGTTTCTCTCCAACTGTGTTTAAATACTTGGACAGCTGGACACTCGGGGTGCAGAACGCAGCACAGTAATCTGacaaacataaaatacacaaacacaatgtTTAGAAATGATCTGATGATGAGAGTTGATTTGTGTAATGGAGAATGTTAAGAGTAACATGACGTACCGGTGGGACAGAAGAGGAAGACCTGCGGTTCCTTCAGATGCTGAAACACTTCATTGGTGACGGACACTTGGGCGTCAGCGAATGAGCCGAACGCTTCTTTATCCGCGGGACACATTTCAGTCTCAATGTCATCAAACAACAGCGCGAACGAGCGACAGCCGAATTCACTCACCTGATCGTAAAAAACACACACGATTGATGTGTTCTGATTTACAGCACTTAAATCTGACTTATGTAGGATAGATGCTAAGATTTGACACCTGGCTCAGTTTTCTCTTTAGTGCTGACACTTCTTTAGGGTTTGAGAAGGTGATGTCCAGACCCGGAGAAATGGCATAGAT contains:
- the ogal gene encoding protein O-GlcNAcase isoform X2: MSEKSKIFLSGVVEGFYGRPWTMNQRKELFRREQKWGLNTYLYAPKDDYKHRMYWRDLYSLEEADQLITLISAAKECNVEFIYAISPGLDITFSNPKEVSALKRKLSQVSEFGCRSFALLFDDIETEMCPADKEAFGSFADAQVSVTNEVFQHLKEPQVFLFCPTDYCAAFCTPSVQLSKYLNTVGEKLNPGIDVLWTDGEDQGSDYIPHDALRLALTEWLVEFGKADQPDGSRSRSGRSKREASEEEPMQTDGYVPGPKDNPLYTAEPLTLEDLNLLSELFYLPYEHGPTAVTMLKELHWLRDNSDAATTGDITTECERVKEWRQRAVRFDEMCAAVVQMFNRLSNVPNRLILYDLYNYICDIKSGVLLARAFVKTLGGGTPHPAMIINDNPEPWGFRGGLSGEFQRMLPCHGNRDLFRIPPATRMYTIRPNTAEDQPEVMKLFKEMNTETQQTVELIGDRLVQGDVHPTQNCSLILEDSSGICGYVFALSDAKTAMTKAQYPEAMLSDYPSVMTVQIHPKVPDPTATKRLIEQVLSSLRESGSKGVYIEFRSNDRRMMDFLKTLNFFQVLRFEGLPANLVVMGTKL
- the ogal gene encoding protein O-GlcNAcase isoform X1, which translates into the protein MSEKSKIFLSGVVEGFYGRPWTMNQRKELFRREQKWGLNTYLYAPKDDYKHRMYWRDLYSLEEADQLITLISAAKECNVEFIYAISPGLDITFSNPKEVSALKRKLSQVSEFGCRSFALLFDDIETEMCPADKEAFGSFADAQVSVTNEVFQHLKEPQVFLFCPTDYCAAFCTPSVQLSKYLNTVGEKLNPGIDVLWTGPKVVSNDISVASIEEVSAVLRRPPVIWDNIHANDYDPQRLFLGPFKNRPTELIPKLRGVLTNPNCEFEPNFVAVHTLATWCKSSSGQKDVSMDGEDQGSDYIPHDALRLALTEWLVEFGKADQPDGSRSRSGRSKREASEEEPMQTDGYVPGPKDNPLYTAEPLTLEDLNLLSELFYLPYEHGPTAVTMLKELHWLRDNSDAATTGDITTECERVKEWRQRAVRFDEMCAAVVQMFNRLSNVPNRLILYDLYNYICDIKSGVLLARAFVKTLGGGTPHPAMIINDNPEPWGFRGGLSGEFQRMLPCHGNRDLFRIPPATRMYTIRPNTAEDQPEVMKLFKEMNTETQQTVELIGDRLVQGDVHPTQNCSLILEDSSGICGYVFALSDAKTAMTKAQYPEAMLSDYPSVMTVQIHPKVPDPTATKRLIEQVLSSLRESGSKGVYIEFRSNDRRMMDFLKTLNFFQVLRFEGLPANLVVMGTKL